From Pseudomonadota bacterium:
TGGAGCTTGCCGAAGAACTGCCCCGATTATTGCTCACCCGGAGATTTTTCCAGGCAAACCTGAAAATCATTCAGGAAGAAGACAAAATGCTGGGGAGTCTGCTTGATATAAAAAGTTGAGCTGTAAGGCCCCTTGCCGGCTGACATCAACCGCCGTTTGTCAAGACCGCAAGGTTTTCAGGCGAGTTCGCTATGGGTGATCCGGCCGCCCAGAATGGTCATGACCGCCTTTCCGGTCAGCTCCCGATCGATAAACGGAGAGTTCCTGCTTTTTGACCGTATCCCTTCAGCGGCAAACACAAACTTTTTCTCCGGATCGATGACCGTGATATCGGCGATACACCCTTCCTTCAGAGTCCCTCCCTCCACCCCCAGAATCCGGGCAGGGTTCACCGACATCAACTCAATCAGCCTGACAGGGTCAATAATGCCAACTCTCACCAGTTCAAGGGAAAGCGGAAGCGACGTTTCAAGACCGATGATTCCGTTGGCAGCCTGGTCAAATTCCTTGTCTTTTTCAAGCCTGCTGTGGGGAGCATGATCGGTGGCGATCGCGTCGATAGTCCCGTCCTGCAGCCCCCTGATCATCTCAAGCCTGTCCTTCTCGGAGCGCAGAGGAGGGTTCATCTTGGCATTGGTGTTATAATTTCCCACATCCTGATCGGTAAGAGTGAAATAATGAGGCGCGGTCTCGGCGGTGACTCTGCAACCCTTTGATTTTGCACGCCGAATAAGGTCAACCGCCTCGCCGGTACTGACATGGGCAATATGAACCGGTCGCCCGGTATATTCCGCCAGAGCGATATCCCGATACACCGCAATGCTTTCTGCAGCAGAGGGAATCCCCCGGAGGCCAAGCCTGGTGGAAACGGAGCCGTCATTCATTGCCCCGCCCCGGCTCAAAAATATCTCCTCGGAATGGGAAATCAGCAGCAGGTCATAATTGCCGGAATATTCAAGAGCCCGCTTGAAAAGCTGGCTGTTGACAACGGGAACGCCATCATCCGACAAGGCAACCACTCCGGCTGTTTTCATCTCACCGAACTCCGCGAGCTCTTCCCCCTTGGCGCCCTTGCTGATGCTGCCCACCGGATACACCCTGGCGGAGGCGCCAACCGCTCTGGCAAGGATGAGCGAAGTCACCCCCTGGGAATCGTTGATCGGTGAAGTATTCGGCATACAGGCAACGGCTGTGAAGCCTCCTGCGGCAGCGGCCATGGTCCCGGAAGCGATTGTTTCCTTATACTCTTCTCCCGGCTCACGCAGGTGAACATGCATGTCGATCAGACCAGGAGTCACCCACAGCCCGCCAAGATCATAAGTTTTGCAGCCAGGCGGCAGATCTCTTTCCTTCACAGTCCCAACCGCCTTGACCCTGCCGCCAACAACAAGGATGTCGGCCTGACCATCGAGCCCTGACGAAGGATCAATCACCCTGCCGTTCTGCAACAGCATCGGCCGGGTTGCATCTGATTTTTCCGCAACGGATGTCACCATTTAATCACCACCCATCAGAAGGTACAGTATTGCCATCCTGATCGCCACGCCGTTGGTTACCTGGTCAAGGATAACCGATCTTGGCCCGTCAGCGACCCCGGGATCAATTTCCACTCCGCGATTTATCGGGCCGGGATGCATGATCAGCGCATCAGGTTTTGCGAGATTCAGCAGTTTTTCATTCACTCCGAAAAAAGATGCATACTCCCGAAGGGACGGGATCAGGGGGTCGAGCTGTCGCTCTCTCTGAATCCGAAGGGCCATCACCACATCTGCGTCTGCCACGGCGTCCTGCACCGAACGGCATACTTTTGCCCCAAACTGCTCAAGATAGGGAGGGATCATGGTGGCCGGCCCACAGACAAAAACCTCTGCCCCCATTTTCGTAAACCCGATAATATCGGAATGAGCGACCCGACTGTGGGCAATGTCGCCGATAATGGCAATCTTCAGGCCCGCAAAACCCCCTTTTCCCTCCTTGACGGTCATCAGGTCAAGGAGGCCCTGACTCGGATGCTCATGGGTGCCATCCCCGGCATTGACAACAGATGACTGCAGATGATGGGTCAACAGATCCGGAGATCCGGACGATGAGTGCCGGAGAATGATGATGTCAGGATGCATCGCTTCAAGATTCCGGGCCGTATCCACAAGAGTTTCACCTTTGGTGGCACTGCTCGTTGAAGCGGAAATGTTAAAGGTGTCAGCGCTGAGGCGTTTGGCGGCCACCTCAAAAGAGAGTCTGGTTCTGGTGCTGGGCTCAAAGAAAAGATTGATTACGGTTTTGCCGCGAAGAGTCGGCACCTTCTTGATGGCTCTGGTCGAAATCTCTTTGAATGATTCGGCGGTCTGGAGGATAAACGAAATATCTTGAACTGACAGATCTTCCATACTGAGAAGATGTTTATGGCGAAACACATAATCAGATTGCATTGTAACTGTCACCTGTCATATCTGATACTTGTTGAACAATTTCACCGACGCCCGCTGAGTACACTACGCCGAAGTCCCAGGAATCCCACTCCGTATTCTACTCATCGAAAAATGCCTGAAGAAAAAACCCTCCTCCCCGAAATCAGTGGAGCATGCTGCCTATCCGGCTCCAACGGACATCGAAGTTCTCATTGTCCCAGGACCAGTACATTATAAATGCTTTGCCGCGCAAATCCTTGAAATCAACAAAACTCCAGAAACGGGAATCGTGACTGTTGTCTCGATTATCACCCATTACAAAAAGTGATTCCGCCGGCACTGTCACCGGGCCGAAATTATCCCGCGGTCGCCCTTCGCCCGACAACACTCGGTCATCAAGATAGACGCCCTTGTCATTTTCAAGTTCATTACCATTCACAAACAATTTCTTGTCAACAATCTCAATTGTATCACCGGGGACACCAATCACCCGTTTGATAAAATCCTGATCGGGGTTCAGTGGATATTTGAAAACTACAATATCATTTCTTTCCGGGTTCCTGATCGGAATGAGCACCTTCCCGGTCAATGGATTCCTGACGCCATATATAAATTTACTGACCAGAATGTGATCACCGATCAATAAAGTCGGAATCATGGAACCGGAAGGAATTTTAAAGGCCTGAACGACAAATGTCCTGATAAACAATGCCAGGATTAAGGCGATGATAATTGCTTCTGCATATTCACGAAGAAGCGACTTCTTTCTGGGGGAGGATTCTTCAATGACTGACAAGTGGGCCCGGCTCCTTTGACTGACTGAAATTTCTACAAACCTGCTCTAATTACTCCATATCTCTTAAAAGCACAAGGCTGTTTAGACTGGTAACCGTCTCTTCTCCCCTGATATTTGCACATTTGAAATCAAACGTATTCACAGAATTTATCTGTAGAACATTTATATAATTCATTACCGAATATCGAGATGTTCAAATGCATAAATATGCGGCTAAAACCCGCTAAAAAAACACAACACCATTTCTATATTGTCATCTGTGTCAGAAACATGTCATAACTGGATAAATTTTTTTACTTATACCAATGTGGTATTGATATTTATTTTAATTGCTGTATTTTTCCCCGCAAAAATTCTCCTGCGAAAACCAACGGTTAGCTACTGACTGCCCGGAAACTCACATATGGTGCATATTTCACTACTGCAATTTATTGAAATCTGCATTCTTTCCACTTCATAACCTGGTTCAAAAATTTTAAAATTAAGCGATAAAAACAACTTCGAATGTCAAAATTTTTTAAGAATTTCACACGGTAACAGATATTTTATTCTTGACATGCGTCTTTTTTTATGTCTCTAATTGCATTAAGTAATTGTAAGTTTACTGTAGACACGCAACGAGAACATGCTGATTTGATTGGTTTTTTTTTCAGGGCAAAGAGAGAGAGAAATCCCCCGCCCTTGGTAATTGTCTAATTTTATTATTTTTTTTAAATGCGGTAACCATCAGCAAATGTTAATGAACACCTATCGTCAACAGAATTTAACAGTAAGCTCCCCATGTTCTTTCTTATAGGATCATAGCTAATGGGTGGTTTGAAACTTCCAAAATTCAGCTTCAACATCCCTTTCCTTGGCGGGCAGAAACTTGCAGTCGGCCTGGATATCGGGTCTCATTCAGTAAAAATCTGCCAGCTCGCACAGTCAGGGAGCGGATACAAACTTGTATGCCTGGGGAGCGCCACACTTCCTCCCGATTCGGTCGAAGATGGTGTCCTGCAGAATCCGGAAGCCGTCTCCAAAGCCGTCAGCGGTCTTATCAAGAACCTCAAACTCAAGGGCAAGAAAGTTGCCATTTCAATTTCAGGATATTCGGTAATCGTCAAAAAAATCAACCTCGCCGTGATGGATGAAGAAGAACTGGCCTCACACATTCAGGCCGAAGCGGAACAATATATCCCCTTTGATATTGACGATGTGTATATGGATTTTCAGGACCTGAAAACAAATACTGCTGATGACGACAGAACAGACATCATGCTGGTTGCCGCCAAAAAAGAGGTCGTCAACGGATACCTTGAAGTGCTCGGGGCGGCCGGTCTTAAAACAATCATTGTCGATGTCGATGCCTTTGCCCTGGAAAACGCCTACGGAGCAACCTTCGGCGGCAGCAATGAAAACATCGGCCTTGTCGATATCGGCGCCTCCAAAATGAATATCAACATTGTCTCCAATGGCACCTCGGTTCTCGCCCGCGACATCGTGCTCGGCAGCAGACTCCTGACCGAGCAGATACAGAACCACTTCGGAATATCCTTTGAAGAAGCGGAGGCGCTTAAAATCGGAAGCACCTCTTCCGAGGAAAAAAAGAGGGAACTCGAAGATATTTTTGTCAATACCTGCACCCAATGGGTCACTGAGGTCAAAAGGGCCCTCGATTTCTACTATTCGAATTACCCGGAAGAAACCATCAACAAACTGGTGTTAAGCGGAGGAGGGGCCAAAGTCAAAGGACTCGCAAAACTCTTTAGTGAAGAGACAGGAATCAAGACTCATATTTTCAATCCCTTTGCCAGAACCGAGTCGGATCCCAGCAAGATCGACAACGACTACTTAAATAATATTGCACCGGAGATGGCCCTGTCCACAGGCCTGGCTACCCGCTCTGCCGACATTTAACAGCACAGCAAAGACCGATGATACATATTAATCTATTGCCGGTAAGGCAAATCAGAAGGCGGTTGCAGGTCCGAAATGAAGTGGCCGTTTTTGGTGCTTCAGTGATGGTTGTTCTGGTTGCGATCGGTCTTGTCGGGCTTAATATGAAAAGCACTGTAACTGAGAAAAAATCCGAGAATCAGGTCTTGAGCAAGAAAAAAGCATCATATCAGCCGATACTCGACGAAATCGAGAAGCTGAAAAAAGACAAGAAAGAACAGGAAACCAAACTTGATGTCATAAAAAAACTGAAGACAGGTTCGCAGACCCTGGTACATGTACTTGACGAACTTGCCAAAGTGACTCCTTCGAATCGAGCATGGGTCAATACAATGAAGCATTCCGGCGGATCAATGGATATAACAGGAGTTGCTCTCGATAATGCAACAATTGCTCAGTACATGAGAAGTATTAGAGAGTCTGAATACTTTTCCGATGCCGAACTTTCACAATCTTCACAAATCGTTGTTGCTGGTGCAAAATTAAAATCATTTGCACTGAAAATCGGTGTTACAACCCCTGTCCGCGAAGAAGACCCAGATCAAACAAAAGAAACAAAAAATTAATGAAAGAAAACTTCCTGAAAATAAAAACTGTTTATGAAAACTTCCTTGATAACAAGGTTGCATTTCTTAATCGCCAGTACAAACTTGCCATCTTTGCGGCAGCTGTAACAATTCCGATTGTATTATTCTTTTTTCTTTTTGTTTCTCCTACCTCCAAAGAAATCAAAAAACTCAACAAGGACAATCGATATCTCCGTGGTGAAATACAAAAAGTAGAAGCCATAGCCGGTAAACTGGATGAACATAAACAGGAAATGGCGGAAGTACAACTCAGATTGAAAGCCGCGTCCTTGTTATTGCCTAAACAGAAAGAGATTCCAGACCTTCTTACGAGTATCTCTGAACAGGGTACAAGCTCGGGACTAGAATTCATTTCCTTCCAGCCCAAGACTGAAAGACCGGAACAATTTTATGCAGTTATTCCTGTATCAATAGCCGTAAAGGGTTCTTACCACAAAATAGGCTCATTTTTAGACAAAGTTAGCAAATTAAATCGTATCGTTTCAGTGACCAATATTGATCTGGGCAGCCCTCAAAGAAGCGAAGGAGAAATGTTACTAGGTGCCAATATGGAACTAGTTACATACAGATTTATTGACACAAACGTTGACACAACAAAAAAACAATGAACACCACTCAGATAAATAACATACCATCCAGACCAAAATTTCTAGTGTTCTGGTTTGCAATGTGTGGATTATACATATTGCTGTTGCAGTTTATTCCGACTCAAAACGTGCATGCTCAAATTGAATTTTCAAATGAAAAAGAATCGGAGCAGATAAAAATAGCAGAAGCTCTTGATGCTTTGCTTAAATCCATGAAAATCGAAGCTTTTGAATATCAAGTTGAAAATAGACCTGATCCTTTCATGCCATTTATCTCTGACAAAATTGACCAACCTGTAGAAATTGACATATCACCTGAAAGACTGACCGGCATGAGACAATTTGAACCAGGGCAACTTAAAGTTGTAGCTATTATGTTTACAGAAAATAACCCCATGGCTATGGTCGAAGATTCCGCCGGCAAGGGCTATGTGATCCGTCGTGGGACTAAGATAGGAAGGTCCGGGATCGTATCCGATATTGTCCCGAACCAGGTGATAATCAAACAGTTGACTTACTCCATGACTCGCGAGAGGAAATACAACACTGTGGAGATGATATTAAGAAAAGAGGGAGAACGTCCGTGATTGCCCTTATGAAACCGAAAGTTGTATTCACTGGAATTTTTCTGTTTTGTTATGCATTTACCGCATACACCACAGAATCTGGCGCTGCTGTCTCTGCAGAAAAAAACAGTCGCCTGGGTGTAAGCATAGGTAGCGACATCGACAGCTACCAAACAGAAGGAGGAATGCCGACGGACCACCTCATATTTGCTGCGGTCCCCTCCAGTTCAGACAGCACATCCGCAGCAGAGAAGAAAACCACTTTTCAAATCAACTCACTGAAATGGGAGCAGACGGCTGAAGACTTCATACTTAGAGTTCAGGGCGACAACCCTCCAACTTATACAATGTATGAACTTTTTGATCCGCTGAGAGTCATTATCGATATTGCTGATGCATCCATGGGAGCCACCGTCAATCTACCACTGGAACAACCCCAAGGCCCTGTTTCACTTGTAAACGGCAAAGTGCTTGAAGACAAGGAACCATTTATCGCCAGACTCGAAATATTCCTGAATGAGGACAACAGCTATACTGTTGAAAGAATCGACAACGACATCATCATCAGATTTCCCAAATCAGCAACCGATATTGAACCAATGGAAGCAACTGCGGCGGGGGAAGTTCAGCAGGAAGAAGCTATTGAACCCGCCGGGAGCGCCATTGAAACACCCACCGTACCCACAGAAACTCTGACAGAAGTTGCACCTGTGGCCGCTATTGTCGTGCCGGATGAAAACATTGGCGCCGAAAGCCCCATGCGTGAAGACATCGTCACCGAAACCAAGCCAATGGATACCCCCACTCCGGAGCCATCTGCTGATATGAGCAGCTATTCAGCACCCGCGCCGGTCGACGCTGAACCGCAAGCGGATCAAGCAACGGTGCTTTTCGACGTCGAGGTTAACCACACGCCAACCGAGACCTTGATCTATCTGAAGGGCGATGGCGCCATCCGCGATTTCAAGGAAGTGAAACTGGGGAAAAACCTCAAAGCGAACAGGCCGGACCGGATTTATCTCGATGTTGACAATGTAAAACTTGCAGGCCCGATAGAAACAAAAACTGTCGGTACAGCCGTTTCCAAAATCCGAACTGCACAACGGAAAAATGGCTTCAGGATAGTTTTTGACTCCGGCCTGGAGACCCTTTTTGATTACAACCTTAAAGTACAGTCAGATGGCCTGCTTGTGACCATCATTGAACCTTCTCCTGCGACTGCACTTATCGCCGGGCTTATGAAAGACGCTGGTCAAACCCCGGAACCGGAAATTGCTCCACAGCCGGAAATTATTGCTACAGAAGATGTTATCGCCATGGCCGCAGAACCTGCGCAGCCTTCACTCCCAACTTCAACCGGAACCAAAACCGCGACCGTTAGCGAAAAAACACAGCAAAATGCGAAGCAATCAAAAGCGCCAAAAGCACTGGAAGATTTTGCCTTTGCCGGATATGAAAAACAGCGGATTACTGTCGATTTTTACAAGATTGACCTGCATAATGTATTCAGGCTTTTTGGCGAAGTAAGCAATCTCAATATGGTCGTTGATGAAAGTGTAAACGGTTCCCTGACCTTGGCACTCAACGATGTTCCATGGGATTTTGCACTTGATATCATTCTTAATCTTAAAGACCTTCAAAAAGAAGAAAGATTCAACACCATAGTCATTTCTCCAAAGTCCAAAAAGTTCGCATGGCCGGAAAGAACTCTTGACACCATAGATTTCAAAGCAGATCTTGATTTGCTGAATGTACAGGCGCAAGAACATGAATCTATAAAGATCAGTAAAATGCAGGACATCCCGGAAACAGTTGTTGAAGCTAAAAAACTTATTCATCAGGCCGATATTAAAGAGAAAAGCGGCCAGTTCGAAGCCGCCTTACCTTTATACGAAGACGCCTTCAAAAAATGGCCTGATAACATAGTGCTTGCCAAAAGAATTGCCGGGCTTTGCCTAGTAAACCTTTCACAAAACGCAAAAGCGGTAAAGTATGCCAAGGCGGCTTTGCAGATCAACAGCAAGGATACCGATGCCGCTCTGCAAGCAGCTATTGGTTTTGCCCGGATGATGAAAACTGATTTGGCCAAAGAGTATTTCGAACTGTCCATAAATGGCACAACCCCTTCAAGCGAAGCACTTACCAGCTATTCCGGCTTTTGTGAAGAGAGTCAGGATTACGACTGCGCCATCAATATGCTCAAAAGACACAACGATCTACATGGCGACACTCTTCAGACGATGATCAGCAAAGCCAGAATATTAGACAAACAAGGCAAAATGGATGAAGCGGCTAATGAATACCGGGCGTTGCTACTATCAGGATATGAAATACCTCCCGATTTAGCGCGGTTCATTAAAGCCAGAGTGATAATGGCCGGTAATTAGGCAAATTTTAGTAAAGTTTGAGCAAACCAAGTCAACAGAGAGAGTTTAACAATGAAAACTATGAGTCACAAATACGCCAAAGGTTTAACAGTCCTGCTGCTGACCTTACTATTTGCCTGCTCACCGTCAAACCAGTCCCCTGGTGAAAGAGAATCTCAGAACCAGGATTCGGCTCAAGTTAAAGCTTCAGCTACAAAAGAGCCTGGTGGGCAAAGTCTGGATGGTCCTTTGGCTGCATCATCAGATTCACATTCCCTTCCAGTAAGATTTCAGACTCCTACTTACTCCGTTGCCGAACACGGAGAATTAGGTGATGGTTTCGGTGCGAATGAAGAATTTGTTGTCAAAGTAGGCGCGGATATTTCGTCAACAACCGGTCCGGTTAAATTACGAGATATCATGAAGAAGCTTGCTAGCCTTAAGAAAATGAAAATCAGTTGGGCATCTGATGTAGATCAGAACGTCCTCGTTGATGTTGATATCAGGGCCAATGATGATTTTTTCAAATCCGTTGACGACCTTTTGCGCCAACGTGATTATTTCCATGAAGTCGAAGGGAACAGTATCGTTATCAAATATAAAGACACTAAAAAGTTTTACCTGGCGCTACCATTTATTGCTTCTTCATATAAAAGAAGTGTTGGTTCCGATATCTCCCGAAACACATCCATGCAGATAAAAACCCTTGATGATAGTAGCAAGAATGTTTTTGATGTATGGGCAACGGTTAAACTTAATCTCGATAAAATCCTGCAGATCTGGTCTGTCAGGACATCTGTTGAACAAAAAGGAACTGCAGAAGGAGACAAAACAGGAACGGTGTCACAGGAGGGCACGGGAACAGCTTCTGAAACCCAAGGCGACAAAAGCGGCGCCACCGCTGAAAAAAAGGCCTTGGAGTCTGAAACCGCATCAGTCCAGCAGGCAGGTGTTGGCTTCTACACCATTGATGAGCCGGTTGGTATCATTACCGTAACCGCCCCCAGATACCAGCTGATTAAAATCGAGGAATATTTAAACTCACTTAAAAAAGAAATTTATCGCCAGATCAACATTGAAGCCAAGATTCTTGAAGTCAAGGTCTCCGGCTCCAGGAAGGTAGGTATTGACTGGGAGTCTTTGTTGAATGAAGGCGTATTCAGAGGTTCGATCGGGTTAGGTTCAAGTACTGCCAGTCAACCTTTGGGATCGAGTGGAACTCGTTCATTCACCATTCAGGTGCCGAGTTTTAATATGCTGGTATCTGCAATTGAAAAACAAGGAAAGACCAAGGTTCTTTCAAACCCGAAAATCAGTGTTTTAAACGGTCAACCCGCCATCTTGAATGTGGGTACAAACCAGACATATATCAAGGACGTTTCACAAACGGTTGACGAAGGTGTTGTCACCTATACCATCACGACTGGTGAAACCAGTTCCGGGATCGTTCTGTCTGTTATTGCTAATATAATGGAAAATGATGAGATCATTTTAAACATGACCCCGGTCACCTCTCTTGTAGAATCCCTTGAATATGAGACCTTCGGCTCGGCAAGAGTAGGTTTGCCGGTCGTTAAAGTCAAGGAAATGACAACACTTGTTCGAATCAAAAGCGGAGAAATGCTCGTTGTTGGCGGACTCATAGATTCGACAACTAAAGACGACAATGAAAATGTCCCTCTTCTTGGAAGGCTGCCTCTCATCAAGAGACTTTTCAGCCTTGAAGACAGAGAAAAAACAACAACAGAGTTAGTGATCCTGCTGAAGCCGGAGATCATCTCTTAAAAAGTTATTCATGAATTTTATAAGCATATCTAAAAAGGAGATTAAACCATGTCCGCCAAAAGAATAATAACCATAGGGCTGATGGGCTTTATGCTCTCCGGTTGCGGCCAATTAGTTTCTGAAAAACTAGCTGTCAATAACAGATCAGCAGCTGGACAGTGTCCTGATAGTCATCGTCTCGTCATCATGCCGTTTGCAGACTATTCGTATGAAAGCGATATCGAAAAAGCATATCGCAGAAACATAAAAATTATGGAAAACCTGACCGACAACTTGGTGGCCAATAATTTTCAGGTGCCGGTCCGGGAAGACCTGGTGATGTACCTCGCGAACAACAGACTGATCAATGCAAAGCAAGGCATACCTTCACAGAATCATTCAACCAAAAACTTGCAGCGTGAGATGTCCAGCGACTGGTCACTTGCCATGAAAGCTGAGCTTGCCAATCTGATTAACGCTGAACAGGCGGAAGGGTCGAAGGAATCAAACCTGATCGCGCTTGACAAACAGGCAATCGCAAAAATCGGCAACGATTTTAATGCAGCTGTCATTTTGCGGGGACGGATCGTAAAAATGGAGCTTGATGAAGAGAATACCTGGCGCCCCCTGAAAAAAGGGTTGCTGCCGGTTATTTTTGACGGAACCAGCCGTGGCCTCTTCGGGGTAACCAATTCAGAGATGTATGACACCTTAGGGGCAATGGCCGTTGGCGCCGGGGCCGGAGCACTTGCAGGAGACAACGCCACCAACCCCTATTCCAGTGCCGACAAAATCAACCCCTCGCGAGGCAACAGCATGGTCTGGGGCATCGGCGGGGCGGCGCTTGGTTATCTTTCAAGTCAGGGCGGTAAGGCCAATATGGCAGTTATCCAGCTCAGGTTGATTGCCCAGCGGGCTGACACCGGAGACGTCATCTGGACCAACAGTATAGAAGTCAAGGTAACTCCACAGACAATTTTTGCCGAAACCAAGGAAGAAAAACTCATGGATACAGCAATCCAAAAAGCGGTGGCAGCGCTTGCGAAGGACTTTGTCTCCAAGTATGCGCCAAATACAATTTAAGTATTCAGCAAGAAAAGGTATATCATGCGTTCTCCAGGAAATACGATCATGTCGAACAAACAATGGGTTCTGCTGGCACTACTGCTGGTTTCACTGGCCATCTTCTGGGGTTGCGGGGCCGGTGGAGATGCCGTGCCGCCAACCACGACTACGACCACAACCACGCCCACCTCAACGACAAGCAATGCCATAGTTCTTTCGCTTTCGCAGAATAGTGTCGAAACAGACGGCTCAGATTCTTCCACCGTCACGGCGACTGTTATTCAGAACAATGTCCCACAGGAGGGGGTTACGGTAAATTTCGCAACCACAGCCGGACTGATCAGTGTCGGTAGCGTAACCACCGACAGTAATGGGCGGGCATCAGTAACATTCTATGCCAATCCTGGTGACAGATCCAACCAAGTTGCTACTATTACTGCCACTTCTGGAGGGCTGAGTCAAACCATTCCGATTACCATTACCGGCACAATCATCAATCTGGCAGCCACTCAGACACAGGTGAGTGTCGGCGGAACAACCACCCTGACCATCAATGTTCTGGACGCAGGATCTGTGGGCATCAACAGCGCGACTGTTGACCTCAGCACCAGTAACGCCAACGTGGCACTTTCCGCGACAACCGGAACGACAAATACTTCAGGTGTTCTGACGGTCATTCTGAACGGAGCGGTAACCGGAACAACCGTGATCACCGTTTCCAGTTCTGGCGCAACCCAGACAATCACCATAACTGTTGGTGCATCCGCGTCGTCTATCAATATAACCAACCCGGCCACTTCTCCCTATGTTATTGTAACCGGTATCCCGCAGGTGGTCACTATCACCGGCCCCTTTAACACCGATGTCACCTTTGTATCCACTTTGGGAACTTGGGGCGGAGGGGCTGCAACAGAAATCCAGACGACTGATGGCGCAGGAGTAGCTTCAGCGACACTGACTTCAGACCTGGTCGGCACAGCGACCGTCATGGTATATCAAACCTCGACGCCAGGTAACTCAGACAGCACCCTGATCAACGTTTCACCGCCGATCGGCGATGCAAATCAGGTGGCGGTCTCCTTCTCCGCGACCTCCGTAGCACCAAGCAGCGCAACGGTCACCAACTCGGTCACCGTTTACGCCAAGGTCATCACCGACTCCAGTGAACCGATCGCCAACGTGCCGGTGACCTTCAGCCTGTCGAACACCACCGGCGGCGGCGAATATGTAAGTCCCGCCTCAGCGGTAACCGACAGTTCCGGTTATGCGACCACCACCTTCTATTCCGGCACATCCAGTTCCAGCGGACTCGGTGTCAACGTTATTGCGACTGAGCATGGCAGCGCTTCACCCGGTAATTCGGACACCGGCACTATCATTATCGGCGGCACCCCAGCCTCAATCGTACTCAGTCGTGGCACTCACGCCACTGCCAGTGGCGACAACACCTATTATATAATGCCGATGGGAGTCCTGGTATCCGATTCCGGTGGTGGCGCGGTTGCCAACGCGACTGTCTCTTTAACCGCCTGGCCTACCCGTT
This genomic window contains:
- a CDS encoding Ig-like domain-containing protein, whose protein sequence is MSNKQWVLLALLLVSLAIFWGCGAGGDAVPPTTTTTTTTPTSTTSNAIVLSLSQNSVETDGSDSSTVTATVIQNNVPQEGVTVNFATTAGLISVGSVTTDSNGRASVTFYANPGDRSNQVATITATSGGLSQTIPITITGTIINLAATQTQVSVGGTTTLTINVLDAGSVGINSATVDLSTSNANVALSATTGTTNTSGVLTVILNGAVTGTTVITVSSSGATQTITITVGASASSINITNPATSPYVIVTGIPQVVTITGPFNTDVTFVSTLGTWGGGAATEIQTTDGAGVASATLTSDLVGTATVMVYQTSTPGNSDSTLINVSPPIGDANQVAVSFSATSVAPSSATVTNSVTVYAKVITDSSEPIANVPVTFSLSNTTGGGEYVSPASAVTDSSGYATTTFYSGTSSSSGLGVNVIATEHGSASPGNSDTGTIIIGGTPASIVLSRGTHATASGDNTYYIMPMGVLVSDSGGGAVANATVSLTAWPTRYRIGTGGPPTIQEVPPTGSLVYSVVNEDANRNLILDAGEDVGPCDDLSACTALAADGVLTPPSAAAGSVPSSVTTIANGTGAFNLTYLKSSAVWIEDEITATVKVLGTESKTSLTFWLPYLTSDEDLIPSSPYGHL
- a CDS encoding AMIN domain-containing protein; the encoded protein is MIALMKPKVVFTGIFLFCYAFTAYTTESGAAVSAEKNSRLGVSIGSDIDSYQTEGGMPTDHLIFAAVPSSSDSTSAAEKKTTFQINSLKWEQTAEDFILRVQGDNPPTYTMYELFDPLRVIIDIADASMGATVNLPLEQPQGPVSLVNGKVLEDKEPFIARLEIFLNEDNSYTVERIDNDIIIRFPKSATDIEPMEATAAGEVQQEEAIEPAGSAIETPTVPTETLTEVAPVAAIVVPDENIGAESPMREDIVTETKPMDTPTPEPSADMSSYSAPAPVDAEPQADQATVLFDVEVNHTPTETLIYLKGDGAIRDFKEVKLGKNLKANRPDRIYLDVDNVKLAGPIETKTVGTAVSKIRTAQRKNGFRIVFDSGLETLFDYNLKVQSDGLLVTIIEPSPATALIAGLMKDAGQTPEPEIAPQPEIIATEDVIAMAAEPAQPSLPTSTGTKTATVSEKTQQNAKQSKAPKALEDFAFAGYEKQRITVDFYKIDLHNVFRLFGEVSNLNMVVDESVNGSLTLALNDVPWDFALDIILNLKDLQKEERFNTIVISPKSKKFAWPERTLDTIDFKADLDLLNVQAQEHESIKISKMQDIPETVVEAKKLIHQADIKEKSGQFEAALPLYEDAFKKWPDNIVLAKRIAGLCLVNLSQNAKAVKYAKAALQINSKDTDAALQAAIGFARMMKTDLAKEYFELSINGTTPSSEALTSYSGFCEESQDYDCAINMLKRHNDLHGDTLQTMISKARILDKQGKMDEAANEYRALLLSGYEIPPDLARFIKARVIMAGN